The Brevibacillus brevis genome contains a region encoding:
- the gabT gene encoding 4-aminobutyrate--2-oxoglutarate transaminase: MSKQRQFVNVAAGVPGPKGAALIEKRKQFVPKGVGNNTPVFVESASGALVTDVDGNTYIDFAGAIGTLNAGHCPPEVVEALKAQLDKYIHPCFHVGMYEPYVALAEKLTQITPGSFEKKTMLANSGAEAVENAVKIARKYTGRPGIISFSRGFHGRTLLGMSLTSKVKPYKFQMGPFAPATYKAQFPYPLNKPESMTDDEYAQFCVRQFEDFLLTEVAPEEVAAVIMEPIQGEGGFIVPPVSFVQGVYNICKKHQILFISDEIQTGFGRTGAMFASTHFGIEPDIITMSKSIAAGLPISAVTGRAEIMDAPNPGEIGGTYGGSPLGCVAALAVIEKMEREDLSGRAQVIGDKIKAHFHALQKEFPVIAEVRGLGAMCAVEFIDPTTKQPAKELVAGLTKGCYESGVIVLSAGVHSNVLRFLSPLVITDEQLEEALDIMTDVLKSQYVTN, translated from the coding sequence ATGTCCAAACAACGTCAATTTGTAAACGTAGCTGCTGGTGTGCCAGGTCCAAAGGGAGCGGCTCTGATTGAAAAAAGAAAGCAGTTCGTTCCAAAAGGTGTCGGCAACAACACCCCTGTTTTTGTAGAGTCAGCTTCAGGTGCATTGGTTACGGATGTGGATGGCAATACGTACATCGATTTTGCCGGAGCGATCGGTACACTGAATGCCGGACACTGCCCACCGGAAGTAGTTGAGGCACTAAAAGCGCAGCTGGACAAATACATTCATCCTTGCTTCCATGTAGGGATGTATGAGCCATATGTGGCCTTGGCTGAGAAGCTGACGCAAATCACGCCAGGCAGCTTTGAAAAGAAGACGATGCTCGCAAACAGCGGGGCAGAAGCAGTAGAGAACGCGGTAAAAATCGCCCGCAAATACACAGGGCGCCCAGGCATCATTTCCTTTAGCCGCGGCTTCCATGGTCGTACGCTTCTGGGCATGTCACTGACTTCCAAGGTGAAGCCGTACAAATTCCAGATGGGTCCATTCGCTCCAGCTACGTATAAAGCGCAGTTCCCGTATCCACTGAACAAGCCGGAATCCATGACAGATGATGAGTACGCGCAATTCTGCGTGCGTCAGTTCGAGGACTTCCTCTTGACTGAGGTTGCACCGGAAGAAGTGGCTGCCGTGATTATGGAACCGATTCAGGGAGAAGGCGGCTTTATCGTTCCGCCTGTGTCCTTCGTTCAAGGTGTCTACAACATTTGTAAAAAGCATCAAATCCTATTTATTTCCGATGAGATTCAAACAGGCTTCGGTCGTACGGGCGCCATGTTTGCTTCTACCCATTTCGGCATCGAGCCAGATATCATCACCATGTCTAAATCCATCGCGGCAGGCTTGCCCATCTCTGCGGTTACGGGACGCGCAGAAATCATGGATGCGCCAAACCCAGGTGAGATCGGCGGTACCTATGGAGGAAGCCCGCTCGGTTGTGTAGCCGCATTGGCGGTCATTGAGAAAATGGAGCGCGAAGACTTGTCTGGTCGTGCGCAGGTGATCGGGGACAAGATCAAGGCGCATTTCCATGCGTTGCAAAAAGAGTTCCCTGTGATCGCAGAGGTGCGCGGGCTGGGTGCGATGTGCGCTGTAGAATTTATCGATCCAACAACCAAACAACCAGCGAAAGAGCTCGTTGCTGGCTTGACTAAAGGCTGCTACGAGTCTGGCGTCATCGTGCTTTCGGCTGGCGTCCACAGCAACGTGCTGCGCTTCCTGTCTCCACTGGTTATTACAGACGAGCAACTGGAAGAGGCACTGGACATTATGACGGATGTTCTGAAAAGCCAATACGTGACGAACTAA
- a CDS encoding polysaccharide deacetylase family protein, with the protein MISHKKGVSGFRLFHWISLVAIVAWLAGCSPFQGNESSTDDSPQPVKPEKIERYQGEKSKAVSMVYTTQRQLALTFNGMADKDTMKRLLDELDKYHIKAAFFMPGMRVAEEPDIARQIVARGHEIENNTLNQSNLQDQPYEKMYEDIKLTNDVIKRETDKTPRYIRTKSGDYNDDLRLVAAHNGQEAVVSSSLFLHNWQKETEAEKSRYLRKYMNRGGIIAMDTEENKSVVQNIRLLAEAATDVGYRFVPLHELIAQGGERKPLQEIPGFDAAKINPAYQESKPNLIYRKETNKKMVALSFDDWGTDQTVTKILDILDKKGVKASFFLRADGVERNPNLARAIAEAGHDVANHTYSHPVNTKIAPEELQKEIVKAHQIITEAIQQKPTMYFRPPTGAFDEQTLKAIAATGYKDITIYDVTPTDYDKKRSADDIVKAIMEQTRSGSVILLHMLDDIHTIEALPTAIDQLRSKGYTFVPMTEMFGQ; encoded by the coding sequence ATGATTAGTCATAAGAAAGGGGTCAGTGGTTTCCGTTTATTCCACTGGATCTCACTTGTAGCGATAGTTGCATGGTTGGCAGGCTGCTCACCGTTTCAGGGGAACGAAAGCAGTACAGATGACAGCCCGCAACCAGTCAAACCTGAAAAAATCGAGCGTTACCAAGGGGAAAAGAGCAAGGCAGTGTCCATGGTCTACACGACGCAAAGACAGCTTGCTCTTACTTTTAATGGGATGGCAGATAAGGACACGATGAAAAGACTGCTAGATGAGTTGGACAAGTACCACATCAAGGCAGCTTTTTTCATGCCAGGCATGAGGGTAGCGGAAGAGCCGGACATTGCGCGGCAAATAGTCGCTAGAGGTCACGAGATCGAAAACAACACGTTGAATCAATCGAATTTGCAGGATCAGCCTTACGAGAAAATGTACGAAGATATCAAATTGACCAATGACGTCATCAAAAGAGAGACGGACAAAACACCGCGGTATATCCGAACGAAGTCGGGCGATTACAACGACGATCTTCGATTGGTAGCTGCTCACAATGGACAAGAAGCCGTCGTGTCATCCAGTCTGTTCCTGCACAATTGGCAAAAAGAGACGGAAGCTGAAAAGAGCCGCTATTTACGAAAATATATGAATCGCGGCGGCATCATAGCGATGGATACAGAGGAAAACAAGTCTGTCGTACAGAACATCCGGCTCCTAGCAGAGGCTGCTACTGATGTCGGTTACAGATTCGTTCCATTGCACGAGTTGATTGCACAAGGCGGGGAGAGAAAGCCGCTGCAAGAAATTCCGGGTTTTGATGCAGCCAAGATAAATCCGGCTTATCAGGAGTCCAAGCCAAATCTCATCTATCGAAAAGAAACGAACAAGAAGATGGTCGCCTTGTCCTTCGATGATTGGGGTACGGATCAAACAGTTACGAAGATTCTCGATATCTTGGACAAAAAAGGAGTAAAGGCTTCCTTTTTCCTTCGCGCAGATGGTGTAGAGCGAAATCCAAACCTGGCGAGAGCGATTGCGGAAGCGGGACACGACGTAGCCAACCACACCTATTCTCATCCGGTAAATACCAAGATTGCACCGGAAGAATTGCAAAAAGAGATTGTCAAAGCCCATCAGATTATTACCGAAGCGATTCAGCAGAAGCCGACGATGTATTTCAGACCGCCAACAGGGGCGTTCGACGAACAGACACTAAAGGCGATTGCAGCAACGGGTTACAAAGATATTACGATTTATGATGTGACGCCAACCGATTACGACAAGAAACGGAGTGCGGACGATATCGTGAAAGCCATTATGGAGCAGACTCGGAGCGGAAGCGTGATTCTGCTGCACATGCTCGATGACATTCACACAATAGAGGCGCTACCGACCGCAATTGACCAGCTTAGAAGCAAAGGATACACGTTTGTACCCATGACAGAGATGTTTGGCCAATAA
- a CDS encoding arylamine N-acetyltransferase family protein produces the protein MSELNALFRKRIGMPENETITFETLDRLLDLTALAIPFENLCIMEERTSVVSRESVMEKILVRNEGGLCYELNPMLYFFLLENGFDAHLIRGVVYRQDIGEYYTIGRTHATILLTYEGQTYLLDTGFGSNLPLKPVPLTGETVSSRNGEFRIKKEQTEYGDYVLEMKLRHKDTDWRIGYTFDSQKLVTDETELNEIQTIIAEHEQSPFNKSPLLTQLTERGNVTLTNTSFTHWTDGAVTKEEIDNARFKELAKQHFRL, from the coding sequence ATGAGTGAACTGAATGCCTTATTTCGGAAAAGGATCGGTATGCCAGAAAATGAAACGATTACCTTCGAGACATTGGATCGCCTCCTTGATCTGACAGCATTGGCGATTCCTTTTGAAAACCTGTGCATTATGGAAGAGCGAACAAGCGTAGTCTCTAGAGAGTCCGTCATGGAGAAGATACTGGTCAGAAACGAAGGCGGTCTTTGCTACGAGCTCAATCCGATGCTGTATTTCTTCTTGCTGGAAAATGGCTTTGACGCCCATCTGATTCGCGGAGTTGTTTACAGGCAGGACATTGGCGAGTACTACACGATTGGTCGAACGCATGCCACGATTTTGCTTACATATGAGGGGCAAACGTATTTGCTCGACACGGGTTTTGGTTCGAACCTGCCGTTAAAGCCTGTTCCGTTAACCGGAGAGACCGTTTCTTCGCGCAATGGTGAGTTTCGGATCAAGAAAGAGCAGACGGAGTATGGCGATTATGTACTCGAAATGAAGCTGCGGCACAAGGATACGGACTGGAGAATCGGCTATACGTTTGATTCGCAGAAGCTGGTGACGGATGAAACGGAATTAAACGAGATTCAGACGATTATCGCTGAACATGAACAGTCTCCCTTCAACAAAAGCCCTTTACTTACACAGCTTACAGAGAGAGGCAATGTTACTTTAACAAATACGTCCTTTACGCATTGGACGGATGGAGCCGTTACTAAAGAGGAAATCGACAATGCGAGATTCAAAGAGCTGGCGAAACAGCATTTTCGTTTATAG
- a CDS encoding M23/M56 family metallopeptidase, whose amino-acid sequence MDWQWLTLTLNQGFTWTLYNSIEASLLVLLILLCQQLGKKHFSIRWHHAVWFLLLWKLAVPWSTDSTISLYNWLPASPWTSIQGAHPPTEPIVLPTEALHPHKFALQPDASLANEASFSWISLLSLIWIGGVAIFAVTMTRNTYRLLSQLKNDAFVQDEAILRVFSQCKKQMGVTKSIPLRMSHQMTSPALMGIWRPQIWLPENLLDKLNEHDLRHIFLHELAHWKRRDIPVNSIMSVLLILNWFNPLLWYAASRMRQDQEMACDALALTYLQETEVPRYGYTMIKMLELNARPKPIRFTAGFSSSKKQVKRRIEMIRHFQKRAYTWTLSGIVVVLALGVFTLTDAKKALGNEQTFVVPAEGTIKSPIDQTIGLRIVNELNTPVQAAAAGKVVKAEYDTQTGKGNQIILEHEGGYQTVYSHLEKLEVTAGATVTQGQLIGLLGSTGRSTGPHLAFQVLENGVPVDPTKLLVDIEAKE is encoded by the coding sequence GTGGATTGGCAATGGCTCACACTCACCCTCAATCAAGGATTTACGTGGACACTGTATAACTCCATCGAGGCTAGTCTTCTTGTGCTCCTGATCTTGCTCTGCCAGCAGCTCGGCAAAAAGCATTTCTCCATCCGCTGGCACCACGCCGTATGGTTCCTGCTTCTCTGGAAACTCGCGGTTCCTTGGTCGACAGACAGCACGATCAGTTTGTATAACTGGCTGCCTGCTTCGCCTTGGACATCCATACAGGGAGCGCATCCGCCTACGGAACCGATTGTTCTCCCTACAGAGGCTTTGCATCCGCATAAATTTGCCCTCCAACCAGATGCCTCTCTAGCAAACGAAGCGAGCTTTTCCTGGATCAGCCTGCTTTCCCTCATCTGGATCGGCGGTGTCGCCATTTTCGCTGTCACCATGACTCGCAATACATACCGATTGCTCTCTCAGCTAAAAAACGATGCGTTCGTACAGGATGAAGCCATTTTGCGCGTCTTTTCCCAATGCAAAAAACAGATGGGCGTCACCAAGTCCATTCCCCTGCGCATGAGTCACCAGATGACAAGCCCTGCCTTGATGGGCATCTGGCGACCGCAAATATGGCTGCCGGAAAATCTTTTGGACAAGCTCAACGAGCATGATTTGCGCCACATTTTTTTGCATGAGCTGGCACATTGGAAAAGACGAGATATTCCTGTAAACAGCATCATGAGCGTGCTGCTGATCCTCAACTGGTTCAACCCGTTGTTATGGTACGCCGCTTCCCGCATGCGTCAGGATCAGGAAATGGCTTGTGATGCCTTGGCTTTGACTTATTTGCAGGAGACGGAGGTACCTCGCTACGGATACACCATGATCAAAATGCTCGAGCTGAATGCCCGGCCCAAACCAATTCGCTTCACAGCCGGGTTCTCCAGCTCCAAAAAACAGGTGAAAAGGAGAATAGAAATGATTCGTCACTTTCAAAAACGAGCGTATACGTGGACCCTATCTGGTATCGTGGTCGTCTTGGCTTTAGGCGTCTTCACTTTGACTGATGCAAAAAAAGCGCTAGGGAACGAGCAGACCTTCGTCGTCCCCGCAGAAGGTACAATCAAAAGCCCTATTGATCAAACAATAGGCTTGAGAATCGTAAACGAACTGAATACGCCCGTTCAGGCAGCCGCGGCCGGTAAGGTGGTCAAGGCTGAATACGATACACAAACAGGGAAAGGCAACCAGATCATTCTAGAGCATGAAGGCGGGTATCAAACGGTTTATTCACACTTGGAAAAGCTGGAGGTCACCGCTGGAGCTACTGTGACCCAAGGCCAGCTCATCGGTCTGTTGGGAAGTACGGGACGCAGCACGGGACCGCATCTTGCTTTTCAAGTTCTCGAAAATGGTGTACCCGTTGATCCGACGAAGCTGTTGGTAGACATAGAAGCAAAAGAATAA
- a CDS encoding sigma-54 interaction domain-containing protein: protein MVSLDLCKPAIEKVITSISDILNVDAAVINERGLLVVSTERYLKQKGENVHVPSIEFVLAKGQYVVDKPGSMEMCKGCRFLDSCPAKVELLSSIKVANHAIGVVSLTSFTKEGQNRLSKHTEKYQQILTEVSEMITAIVQSHATRQIESSDDSMRLLEGALDTVADAYFTFDRNGNVIHTNASARRLLSQHELLPAEVSRMLLPSLSRMAAHSLPIANCLVDKLDAPTEATPIIVNSQLIGGVLRVQRGSLTIPRLMDHQPSRSSGKADSLAQIVGNSPAIKQVKEMAMKIGNSSSTVLITGETGTGKGHLAKAIHEASTRAYYPFVAINCASIPENLFESELFGYEDGAFTGAKKGGKPGRFEMAEGGTLFLDEIGDMPLSLQAKLLRVLQEKVVERIGGTRSFPINVRIIAATNQNLEELVEKKAFRADLYYRLNVIPIHVPSLAERKEDIELLAVSFMEKYGEQAGRTFFGIAREAINQLTHYHWPGNVRELENAIEYAMNMEQDTVLTVDSLPPRLRARPSVAPSHSSPAIKARVADAQADAIRASLQKHGSDLKGKQRVAEELGIGLRTLYRKLKLLGI, encoded by the coding sequence ATGGTTTCGTTGGATCTGTGCAAACCAGCCATCGAAAAGGTCATTACAAGCATTTCAGATATATTGAACGTGGATGCTGCGGTGATTAACGAGCGCGGCCTATTGGTCGTGAGTACAGAGCGCTACTTGAAACAAAAAGGCGAAAATGTGCATGTGCCCTCGATTGAGTTCGTGTTGGCAAAAGGACAGTATGTGGTAGACAAACCCGGCTCCATGGAAATGTGCAAAGGATGCCGTTTTCTCGACAGCTGCCCCGCCAAAGTAGAGCTGCTCTCTTCTATTAAGGTAGCCAATCATGCAATCGGGGTCGTTTCCCTCACATCCTTTACGAAGGAAGGTCAAAATCGCCTGTCCAAGCATACAGAGAAATACCAGCAAATCCTGACAGAAGTCAGCGAGATGATTACGGCGATTGTACAGTCCCATGCGACCAGACAGATCGAATCGTCTGATGACTCCATGAGGCTGCTGGAGGGAGCGCTGGATACAGTTGCCGATGCGTACTTCACATTTGACCGAAATGGCAATGTCATTCACACGAACGCCAGCGCGCGTAGACTGCTGTCCCAGCATGAACTGCTGCCTGCGGAGGTTTCACGGATGTTGCTGCCGTCATTATCACGGATGGCCGCGCATTCCTTGCCGATTGCCAATTGTCTCGTTGACAAGCTGGATGCTCCGACCGAGGCCACGCCGATCATCGTCAACAGTCAGCTCATTGGCGGCGTGCTTCGCGTGCAGAGGGGCTCGCTAACCATTCCGCGTTTGATGGATCATCAACCGAGCCGTTCGTCTGGCAAAGCGGATAGCCTTGCTCAAATCGTGGGAAACAGTCCAGCCATCAAACAGGTCAAAGAAATGGCGATGAAAATCGGTAACAGCAGCTCTACGGTACTGATTACCGGCGAAACAGGGACAGGCAAAGGGCATCTGGCAAAAGCGATTCACGAGGCAAGTACGCGAGCATACTACCCGTTTGTCGCGATCAATTGCGCCAGCATTCCGGAAAATCTGTTCGAAAGCGAATTGTTCGGTTATGAGGACGGCGCGTTTACCGGAGCCAAAAAGGGAGGAAAGCCAGGGCGCTTCGAAATGGCAGAGGGAGGTACGCTTTTTCTGGATGAGATCGGCGATATGCCACTCTCGTTGCAGGCAAAGCTGCTGCGTGTCTTGCAGGAAAAGGTCGTGGAACGCATCGGCGGCACGCGGTCGTTTCCCATCAATGTACGAATCATCGCGGCGACGAACCAGAACCTGGAGGAGCTCGTGGAGAAAAAAGCGTTTCGTGCCGACTTGTACTATCGGTTGAACGTCATTCCGATACACGTCCCGTCACTCGCAGAGCGCAAGGAAGACATCGAGCTCTTGGCCGTTTCATTTATGGAGAAGTACGGAGAGCAAGCAGGGCGCACCTTCTTCGGGATAGCACGAGAGGCAATCAATCAGCTCACGCACTATCACTGGCCGGGCAATGTGCGGGAGCTGGAAAACGCCATCGAGTACGCCATGAACATGGAGCAAGACACGGTACTGACTGTCGACAGCTTGCCTCCGCGCCTTCGTGCTCGTCCTTCAGTGGCTCCCTCGCATTCAAGTCCAGCTATCAAAGCGAGGGTCGCCGATGCACAAGCGGACGCCATTCGCGCTTCGCTGCAAAAGCACGGCAGTGATTTGAAAGGAAAGCAGCGGGTGGCCGAAGAACTCGGGATCGGGCTTCGCACCCTGTATCGAAAGCTGAAGCTGCTCGGTATATAA
- a CDS encoding aldehyde dehydrogenase family protein codes for MKKHLYINGQWKEAKEYAPLYSPYSGELLAEIAQADDHDVDEAIKAAKAAAKVMAKMPASQRALILERAVAIMEARKEELAVILAQEAAKPLRTGRVEIARTIQTYKFAAEEAKRIHGETVPLDAAPGGEGRLAFTVRKPIGVVGAITPFNFPFNLVAHKVGPAIAAGNTVVLKPASQTPLSSLILADIFAEAGLPAGALNILSGKGAVVGEKLVSDSRIAAITFTGSPAVGIAMKNKAGLKRVTLELGSNSAVIIDHNVEITQALIDRCVTGAFSFSGQVCISLQRVYIHQSKYEEFLEKFKAGTEKLVLGDPLNEETDMSSVISAKDHERMGAWVQEAVEAGAHVVTGGKPVSDNLFAPTILTNVGSHVAVSCQEVFGPIVVVTPFETMDEAIEAVNDSRFGLQAGIYTSDIHAAMRAAEELEVGGVMINDIPTFRVDNMPYGGVKDSGFGREGIKYAVEELTELKLIAIKL; via the coding sequence ATGAAAAAGCATCTCTACATCAACGGACAATGGAAAGAAGCAAAAGAATACGCGCCACTCTACTCCCCTTATTCTGGGGAACTGCTGGCTGAAATCGCTCAGGCAGACGATCATGACGTCGACGAGGCAATCAAGGCGGCCAAAGCAGCAGCCAAAGTCATGGCGAAAATGCCAGCCAGTCAGCGCGCCTTGATACTGGAGCGTGCAGTTGCGATTATGGAAGCACGCAAGGAGGAACTGGCGGTCATCCTCGCACAGGAAGCCGCCAAGCCACTTCGCACAGGTCGTGTAGAAATCGCTCGGACGATCCAGACCTACAAGTTCGCCGCAGAAGAAGCGAAGCGCATTCACGGAGAGACGGTGCCGCTCGATGCAGCACCGGGTGGTGAAGGACGTCTTGCTTTTACGGTACGCAAGCCGATCGGCGTAGTCGGCGCGATCACGCCTTTTAACTTTCCATTCAATCTCGTAGCACACAAGGTCGGGCCTGCCATTGCCGCAGGAAATACCGTCGTGCTGAAGCCAGCAAGTCAGACGCCGCTTAGCTCGCTGATCCTGGCCGATATTTTCGCAGAGGCGGGCTTGCCAGCAGGAGCGCTCAACATTTTGTCTGGAAAAGGCGCAGTCGTAGGTGAAAAGCTGGTCAGTGACAGCCGAATTGCCGCGATCACCTTTACGGGAAGCCCTGCGGTTGGAATCGCCATGAAAAACAAAGCGGGACTCAAGCGCGTGACCTTGGAGCTTGGCTCCAACTCCGCAGTGATCATCGACCACAACGTGGAAATCACGCAAGCGCTGATTGATCGTTGCGTGACGGGTGCTTTCTCCTTTAGCGGTCAAGTGTGTATCTCGCTGCAACGCGTCTATATACACCAGAGCAAGTACGAAGAGTTCCTGGAGAAGTTTAAGGCTGGCACAGAAAAGCTCGTGCTGGGTGATCCGCTGAACGAAGAGACAGACATGTCCTCTGTGATCTCCGCCAAGGATCATGAACGCATGGGAGCATGGGTACAGGAAGCAGTAGAAGCAGGCGCACATGTAGTTACTGGCGGTAAGCCTGTCAGTGACAACCTCTTTGCCCCTACGATTCTGACGAATGTAGGCTCACATGTTGCCGTCTCCTGCCAGGAGGTATTCGGTCCAATCGTAGTCGTTACTCCGTTTGAGACCATGGACGAAGCGATTGAGGCAGTCAATGACTCCCGATTCGGATTGCAGGCAGGCATCTATACGAGTGACATTCACGCAGCTATGCGCGCAGCGGAAGAGCTGGAGGTCGGAGGCGTGATGATCAACGACATTCCGACGTTCCGCGTAGACAACATGCCGTATGGCGGTGTAAAAGACAGTGGCTTTGGCCGCGAAGGCATCAAGTATGCTGTCGAGGAACTGACCGAACTAAAATTAATCGCGATCAAGCTATAG
- a CDS encoding sigma-54 interaction domain-containing protein, translated as MKKEESTEKWMSRVLEAIVETSRDHLLITDPEGYIRLVGDSSYDVYGIAKEELLGKNVIELEKRKVFSPSVTRKVMDAKTPQTIMQEIPGGRKLMVTAFPVWNEDGSMHSIISYSHDLTEIMELKRRYEGLTEQLKQFETEIEELREKHQEGFVAVSQPMQAIERLIKKVAAVDSTVLILGESGVGKNVIAKEIHRNSRRAGGQFVEINCGSIPEGLLESELFGYEAGSFTGAAKQGKQGIIEMANQGTLLLDELGELPLTLQAKLLKVIQEKRLQRVGSTQYRDVDFRLIAATNRDLEKMVKEGKFRQDLYFRLNVVPIHVPPLRNRPEDIAALLKRVVRSLNERYGMDKRLDPVVTHALMQYEWPGNVRELENVLERMVVTADEDVIASQHLPAEIRLAGEEQAAMEPSLATSKMSLREALEQVEEKWLRYASEHCRTTGEIADFLGISQPSVVRKLQKYQIRTR; from the coding sequence ATGAAGAAAGAAGAGAGCACGGAGAAGTGGATGAGCCGCGTATTGGAGGCCATTGTTGAAACGTCTCGCGATCATTTGTTAATCACGGACCCTGAGGGCTACATCCGGCTGGTTGGCGATTCGTCCTATGATGTGTACGGCATCGCGAAGGAAGAGCTATTGGGCAAAAACGTCATCGAGCTGGAAAAAAGGAAGGTCTTTTCTCCATCTGTCACGCGAAAAGTCATGGATGCCAAGACGCCGCAGACGATTATGCAGGAAATACCCGGCGGTCGAAAGCTGATGGTGACGGCGTTTCCCGTCTGGAACGAGGATGGCAGCATGCATTCGATCATCAGCTATTCCCATGACCTGACGGAAATTATGGAATTGAAACGCCGCTACGAAGGTCTGACAGAGCAGCTCAAGCAATTTGAAACCGAGATTGAGGAGCTGCGCGAAAAGCACCAGGAGGGCTTCGTGGCAGTGAGTCAGCCGATGCAAGCCATTGAGCGACTCATCAAAAAAGTTGCGGCTGTCGATTCGACTGTCCTGATCCTCGGGGAATCGGGTGTGGGGAAAAATGTGATCGCGAAAGAAATTCATCGCAATAGCCGTCGGGCGGGTGGGCAATTCGTGGAGATCAACTGTGGCTCGATCCCGGAGGGCTTGCTGGAATCCGAGCTGTTTGGCTATGAGGCTGGTTCGTTTACAGGCGCCGCCAAGCAGGGCAAGCAAGGGATTATCGAGATGGCGAACCAAGGGACTCTTCTTTTGGACGAGCTGGGGGAACTGCCGCTGACCTTGCAGGCCAAGCTGTTGAAGGTGATTCAAGAAAAACGGCTGCAGCGTGTTGGGAGCACGCAGTACCGCGACGTGGACTTTCGTCTGATTGCCGCCACCAATCGCGATTTGGAGAAGATGGTGAAGGAAGGGAAGTTCCGGCAGGACCTGTATTTTCGCCTGAATGTTGTCCCGATCCACGTCCCGCCGTTACGAAATCGGCCAGAGGATATCGCGGCTCTCCTGAAGCGCGTCGTGCGCTCGCTCAATGAACGATACGGAATGGACAAGCGTCTGGACCCTGTCGTGACACATGCTTTGATGCAGTACGAGTGGCCCGGCAATGTGCGCGAGCTGGAGAACGTCTTGGAGAGAATGGTGGTCACAGCGGACGAAGATGTGATCGCTTCTCAGCATCTGCCCGCGGAAATCAGGCTGGCAGGGGAAGAGCAGGCAGCCATGGAGCCGAGTCTGGCTACTTCCAAGATGTCGCTTCGCGAAGCATTGGAGCAGGTAGAGGAAAAATGGCTGCGCTACGCATCCGAGCACTGCCGGACCACGGGAGAAATCGCGGATTTTCTCGGCATTAGCCAGCCCTCTGTCGTGCGGAAGCTGCAAAAATATCAGATTCGCACCAGGTGA
- a CDS encoding BlaI/MecI/CopY family transcriptional regulator has product MDEQPRISDAEWEIMKVIWAKSPATAADVIHALRDNKTWKDNTIKTLLSRLMQKGILTYEQVNRVYYYSPVLTEEECKRQERQSFLQRVYGGALKPMLVHFLKEEKLSSQEIDELKKILSEKEI; this is encoded by the coding sequence TTGGACGAGCAACCGCGAATCTCCGATGCCGAGTGGGAGATTATGAAGGTCATCTGGGCAAAGTCACCCGCTACAGCAGCCGATGTCATCCACGCCCTGCGAGACAACAAGACGTGGAAAGACAACACAATCAAAACCTTGCTCAGCCGCCTCATGCAAAAGGGCATTCTCACCTATGAGCAGGTCAATCGCGTCTACTATTACTCTCCTGTGCTCACTGAGGAAGAATGCAAGCGCCAAGAGCGCCAATCCTTTCTGCAGCGCGTGTACGGCGGGGCCTTAAAGCCCATGCTGGTTCACTTTTTAAAAGAAGAAAAGCTCTCCTCCCAAGAGATTGACGAGCTGAAAAAAATCCTTTCCGAAAAGGAGATATAA
- a CDS encoding class I SAM-dependent methyltransferase, protein MEDDKQIGTLKKNRIKAVIDMNLAEQFGDMDIYLFDQLLKGRVTEEMQILDAGCGSGRNLVYFLRNGYSVYAVDQSAKAIEAVQRVASQLAPNWSAERARVEPIECMSFENESFDFIISNAVLHFAENEEHFRQMLEELWRVLKPGGILFMRLASSIGIEDAVQPLGNERYLLPDGSTRFLVKERMMVGMTEKLQGVFLEPIKTVNVAGQRCMSTWVIKKNA, encoded by the coding sequence TTGGAAGATGACAAGCAAATTGGTACACTGAAGAAAAATCGGATAAAGGCTGTGATAGATATGAATCTGGCCGAGCAGTTTGGCGATATGGATATTTACTTGTTTGATCAGTTGTTAAAGGGACGGGTTACGGAGGAAATGCAGATACTCGATGCCGGTTGCGGTTCGGGGCGGAATTTGGTCTACTTTTTGCGAAATGGCTATTCGGTGTACGCGGTTGACCAATCGGCAAAAGCCATTGAGGCTGTACAGCGGGTGGCATCGCAATTGGCGCCAAACTGGTCAGCAGAGCGCGCTCGTGTGGAACCGATTGAGTGCATGAGCTTTGAAAACGAAAGCTTCGATTTCATCATCAGTAATGCCGTTCTACATTTTGCTGAAAACGAAGAGCATTTTCGCCAGATGCTAGAGGAGCTGTGGCGGGTACTGAAGCCAGGAGGCATTCTATTCATGCGTCTTGCTTCCTCGATCGGGATTGAGGATGCTGTACAGCCACTGGGAAATGAACGTTATTTGTTGCCGGACGGAAGCACCCGTTTTCTCGTAAAGGAACGGATGATGGTGGGCATGACGGAAAAGCTGCAAGGCGTGTTCCTGGAGCCAATCAAAACGGTGAATGTAGCCGGACAGCGTTGCATGAGTACGTGGGTAATCAAAAAGAATGCCTAA